In the Deferribacter desulfuricans SSM1 genome, AAGAAGATTTTGTCAGGATTCTTACAGAACCTGAAAATGCGTTAACAAAACAGTATAAAGCCCTTTTAGCAGCAGATGGAGTTGAAATAGAGTATACACAAGATGGTATCGAAAAGATTGCAGAGATTGCAACTTATGTTAATAAAACAAATGAAAATATTGGTGCCAGAAGGTTACACACCATAATGGAAAAACTATTAGAAGAAATTTCATTTGAAGCACCTGATATTGAAAATAAGCAAATTGTAATTGATGCAAAATATGTAGAAGAAAAATTAACCGGTATAATAAGAGACGAAAATCTAACCAAATATGTTCTTTAACAAAAGGGGCTGTTATGAAAAACTTTGATATCGACCCATTTATTGTAATGGATATCATAAGGGAATCAAGAATGTTTGATGACTCAATCCACTTTGAAGTGGGTGAGCCTGATATAAAACCGTCTCCAAAAGTTATTGAAATGATGGCAAATAAATTACAAGAATCATTCGGCTATACAGAATCTAAAGGGATATACCCTTTAAGAGAAAAGATATCAGAGTTTTATAAAAAGAAATACAATCTTAAAATAGATCCTGAAAGAATTATCGTTACAATGGGTACATCATCTGCATTTAGCCTTGCTTTTTCACTCCTGTGTCAAAAAGATGAATATATAGCTTTTAGTGATCCCACTTATCCATGTTATAAAAATATCGCTAAAATACTAAAAACCAATTTTATATCTATCCATGTTGATAAAACTACAAATTATCAGATTACTGCAGATATGCTTAAAAATAAGAAAATTAAAGCTTTATTAATTTCTTCTCCAGCAAATCCCACAGGCACAATTTACGATAAGAACAACTTAGCTGATTTAGCTAATTACTGCGAAAAAAATGGGATATATCTCATTTCTGATGAAATATATCATGGACTTGTTTATGAAAATTTTAAAGAGTATTCAGCTTTAGAATTTAATGAAAATGCTATAGTAATAAACGGATTCTCAAAATATTTTTGTATGCCTGGTATAAGAGCAGGTTGGATAATTTTACCAGAATCTTTAATTAGGATGGGGGAAATATTACAGCAAAATATGTTTATATCTGCTCCAACCATTAGTCAATATGCTGGTATTGCTGCCTTTGATTATGAATATCTAAATTATGTGAAAACAGTCTACGAAAAAAGGCGCGACTTTCTTTATAATGAGTTAAAAGATATTTTTAAAATAGAAACTGTCCCTCAGGGTGGATTTTATATCTGGGCTAATTGTGAAGATTATACGGATAATTCTTATGAATTTTGCAAAAAAATATTAAAAGATATTAAAGTTGCTATAACTCCAGGTATCGATTTTGGAAAGAATAACACTGACAAGTATATAAGATTTGCTTTCACAAGAGAAATAACACATATGAAAGGAGGAGTCGAAAGGCTTAAAAAATATTTACTTAATTAATTTATATTATTTTGTTGAAATCTTATAAATTTAGATATAATTATCGCTACCAAAAAAGCCAAAAGAATTCTTGTTCCTAAAATAATAAAGCCGTTTCCTCCTATAGCAACAAAAAGTAGTGTATCCTCAAACACAGCATGACAAACTGATAAAAACAGGCTGGATAATAAAATATCTTTACTGCTCATCTTGCCACTCATTGCATTTCTAATCAAAACACCAGCACCATAAGCTATCCCCAAAACAAGACCAACCACCATTGTAATTGTAGAATTAGGTGTAAATCCCACTTTTTTCAAAGGCCTTTGTAAAACTTCCTGTATTTTGTTATAAAGTTTTGAATCTTCAAAAAATTCATAAACTATCATTATAAAAACTATTACTAAAAAAAGTTTTAAAGAAAGTCTAAATGCATTCGTAGCTGATGTTATTAAATCAAATTCCATATTAAATTCACCATAATCCCAGTAATTATTGCTAAAATAACTCTAAAACTAATCGTAATATAAAGTTTTACACCCGATTTTGATAAAACCACCCCTTCCACAATAAGGTTATGCGCGATCCCCAATACTATCCCAATAATAGTAATCTGTTTTACCGATAAATCCATTGCAGCCATAGAACCAAGTGCAGGATACAGATTTATCAAAAACCCAGAAACCAAAACTATTGCTGCTTCTCCAGGCAACCCCATTAGTTTTGTAATAGGCTCAAAAATAAAGCTAATTTTATCAAGAAAACCTATAGCTTTTAAAAAATCTATCAAAACATAAAATGGGAATGTATATATTATTATTTTACTACTAATAGATAACCCTTTTTTAAAGCCATTGAATAACTTATCTAAAAGACTCATTTTCCCCTTTTTAAAATATTAAAAAAGGTGGGGACAAGCCCACCTAATTTTTATAGAAAGTATATCGTAGCAAGCAAGCCTGTAATTGTCATTGTTACTGTATATGGAAAAGCAAGTTTAACCATCTCCATGTAGGATAATCTAATTACTGGAGCAAGTGCTGAGGTTAACAAGAAAAGAAATGCAGCCTGACCATTTGGTGTGGCAACAGAAGGTATATTTGTCCCCATATTTATTGATACAGCAAGTTTCCATAAATGCTTTATCTGTTCCATCTGTTCAGCTGTTGCTTTGTGCAAATTTTCTCCTAAAAGGGGAACTATATCTTTAAAGTGATTAACCGTTTCACTCATATAAACTGTAGCTACGAAAACATTATCACTTATTGCAGACAAAGCACCATTAGCTAAAAAGTAAGCTGCTAGCTGTTTTGTCCCTTCAAGCCCTAAAACATAGTCAATGACAGGTTGAAACAGATGATTTGAATGAATCACTGCAACTATAGTAAAAAAAACAACAAGAAGGGCTGTAAATGGCAGCGCCTCTTCAAAAGCATGACCAATTCTGTGCTCATCAATTATACCGTTAAATGCAGTAAGTAAAATTATCACCATTAATCCAATTAGTCCCACTTCGGCAACATGTAAAGCAAGTGAAATAATTAAAAGTACACCAACAATTGCCTGAACAATTAGTCTCATTTTGGCTCTATTATCAAAACTTTTATTCTGATCCTCAACATAATCTACTAATACTTTTCTAACATTTTCTGGCATTTTGTAGCCATAGCCAAAAAGCTTAAACTTTTCTAAAAGAAAACATGTAATAATACCCACAAATAGCACTGGGATAGAAACTGGTGCACAGTTTATAAAAAAATCCATAAAATGCCATCCAACCATATGTCCAATAAGCAAGTTTTGTGGCTCACCAACAAGTGTGGTGGCTCCACCAAGTGCAGTTCCAACTGCTCCATGCATCATTAAATTTCTAAGGAAACCTCTAAACTCATCCAAATCTCTCCTGTTCTCAGCTTTTATCTCTTCATCAGTTTTTACCGAATGATCATCATGAAAACCTTTTCCAGAAGCAACCTTATGATATATATTATAAAAACCGTAAGCTACGGTTATAATGACCGCTGTTACTGTAAGAGCATCTAAAAAAGCAGATAAAAAAGCACCAAGGAATGAAAAAACCAATGAAATTGCAATTTTTGATCTAATTTTCGTTAATAATCTTGAAAATAAAAACAATAAACCTTCTCTCATAAAATAAATACCAGCAACCATAAACATCAAAAGCAATATAACAGGAAAATTATGTAATGTTTCTTTGTAAACTAAATGAGGATCTGTCATCCCTATCACAACAGCTTCAATAGCCAATAAACCTCCCGCAGGAAGCGGATAACATTTAAGAGCCATCGCAAGAGTAAAAATAAATTCTGCTATTAAAACCCATCCAGCAATAAAATGTCCTGCTGTAAAATACAAAATAGGGTTAATAATAAGAAACAGTATGATAGTATTTTTGTACCAGCTCGGGGCTTCACCTAAAAAGTTTAACTTAAAAGCTTTTGTTAAAGTCATAACCTTCCCTCCATAAAATTTTAAAAACTTCTACCTTATTTTTAACAAACAATCAACTAAAACAGTTTTTTATCTGTAATGAAACTAATTGTTGATTTTAGCCGCTTTTCAAATTAATATTTAACCTATGATGTTTATGAACATAATTTCATCTGGAAGCAAAGGTAATTGTTATTCAATATGTACTGATGATTCAATAATAATTATTGATATTGGAGTATCACTTACAAGAATATTAAACTCTTTAGAGGAAAATGAACTAAAAAATAAAGATTTATTTTTGTTTCTCACACACGAACATATCGATCATACAAAAGGTTTAAGGACATTCATCAACAATTTTTCACCAAATGTTTTCTGTAGCATGGGTACAGCATTAGAAATATCTAAAAAATACGAACTTGATCCATCAAATTTTTATATCCTTGATGAACAAAAGCTTTATAAAATAGATGGTTTCGAAGTGGCACCTTTTAAAGTATTGCATGATGGAGCAGAGCCATTCGGTTATCATTTTATAATTGACGGCAAAGGGGTAACATTTTCCACAGACTTAGGGGTCATAACAGATGATATAATCGACTTTTTAAATGATTCTCATTTAGCAATAGTGGAATCTAACTATGAAGACACATTGTTACAAAATGGTAATTATCCAGGATTTTTAAAAAACAGAATAAAGTCTGTAAAAGGGCATCTTTCAAACAAGCAGGCAATTAATGCACTTAGCATGTTAAATACAAAGAAGTTACAGACAGTTTATTTAGGACATATTAGCGAAGAAAACAATAGATACGATATCATCGAAAAATATGTAAGCTATTGCAATTTAACCTTCAACTTCACAACTAAATACTTAAAACAGGAAGAAAGTGTAAAAAATATACCAATATAAGATGGAGGATGAC is a window encoding:
- a CDS encoding pyridoxal phosphate-dependent aminotransferase — its product is MKNFDIDPFIVMDIIRESRMFDDSIHFEVGEPDIKPSPKVIEMMANKLQESFGYTESKGIYPLREKISEFYKKKYNLKIDPERIIVTMGTSSAFSLAFSLLCQKDEYIAFSDPTYPCYKNIAKILKTNFISIHVDKTTNYQITADMLKNKKIKALLISSPANPTGTIYDKNNLADLANYCEKNGIYLISDEIYHGLVYENFKEYSALEFNENAIVINGFSKYFCMPGIRAGWIILPESLIRMGEILQQNMFISAPTISQYAGIAAFDYEYLNYVKTVYEKRRDFLYNELKDIFKIETVPQGGFYIWANCEDYTDNSYEFCKKILKDIKVAITPGIDFGKNNTDKYIRFAFTREITHMKGGVERLKKYLLN
- a CDS encoding MBL fold metallo-hydrolase; protein product: MMFMNIISSGSKGNCYSICTDDSIIIIDIGVSLTRILNSLEENELKNKDLFLFLTHEHIDHTKGLRTFINNFSPNVFCSMGTALEISKKYELDPSNFYILDEQKLYKIDGFEVAPFKVLHDGAEPFGYHFIIDGKGVTFSTDLGVITDDIIDFLNDSHLAIVESNYEDTLLQNGNYPGFLKNRIKSVKGHLSNKQAINALSMLNTKKLQTVYLGHISEENNRYDIIEKYVSYCNLTFNFTTKYLKQEESVKNIPI
- a CDS encoding nucleoside recognition domain-containing protein, which encodes MSLLDKLFNGFKKGLSISSKIIIYTFPFYVLIDFLKAIGFLDKISFIFEPITKLMGLPGEAAIVLVSGFLINLYPALGSMAAMDLSVKQITIIGIVLGIAHNLIVEGVVLSKSGVKLYITISFRVILAIITGIMVNLIWNLI
- the nhaB gene encoding sodium/proton antiporter NhaB — its product is MTLTKAFKLNFLGEAPSWYKNTIILFLIINPILYFTAGHFIAGWVLIAEFIFTLAMALKCYPLPAGGLLAIEAVVIGMTDPHLVYKETLHNFPVILLLMFMVAGIYFMREGLLFLFSRLLTKIRSKIAISLVFSFLGAFLSAFLDALTVTAVIITVAYGFYNIYHKVASGKGFHDDHSVKTDEEIKAENRRDLDEFRGFLRNLMMHGAVGTALGGATTLVGEPQNLLIGHMVGWHFMDFFINCAPVSIPVLFVGIITCFLLEKFKLFGYGYKMPENVRKVLVDYVEDQNKSFDNRAKMRLIVQAIVGVLLIISLALHVAEVGLIGLMVIILLTAFNGIIDEHRIGHAFEEALPFTALLVVFFTIVAVIHSNHLFQPVIDYVLGLEGTKQLAAYFLANGALSAISDNVFVATVYMSETVNHFKDIVPLLGENLHKATAEQMEQIKHLWKLAVSINMGTNIPSVATPNGQAAFLFLLTSALAPVIRLSYMEMVKLAFPYTVTMTITGLLATIYFL
- a CDS encoding nucleoside recognition domain-containing protein — protein: MEFDLITSATNAFRLSLKLFLVIVFIMIVYEFFEDSKLYNKIQEVLQRPLKKVGFTPNSTITMVVGLVLGIAYGAGVLIRNAMSGKMSSKDILLSSLFLSVCHAVFEDTLLFVAIGGNGFIILGTRILLAFLVAIIISKFIRFQQNNIN